In Mucinivorans hirudinis, the DNA window TTATGCTATTTTCGGACACCAATCAGCTGGAAGAGTATCTATTCGAGAACACTACAATTCACATTATTGCATACGCTACTTCATTGATTTTATTGATTTTAGCAGGAGGCAGGGTTATATATAAAGTGAAATCTGAAAAATGAAACAGGCTATCTTTCCCGGTTCTTTCGACCCCTTTACCCGCGCACACGAAGATATCGTGCGCAGAGGGATGGCTATTTTTGACAAAATAATCATTGCTGTCGGAGAAAATATTGATAAAAAATCACTGCTAACCACTGATGCTAAGGTGGGTTTGATTGAGGAGGTTTTTGCGAATGATGGTAGAATAGAAGTAGTTCGCTATTCAGGATTGACAGCAACCCTATGTAGGCAACTATCAATCAACAATATACTCAGGGGAGTGCGGGGAGGTAAGGATTTTGAGTACGAAAGTAATATTGAGGCAATTAATCGAATGCTGAATCCTGAAATAGAAACAATTATATTGCTAACTGCTCCGGAATTTGCAGCCATATCTTCTTCGGCTGTGAGGGAGATTATCCATCACGGAGGAAATTGCGAAAAATTTATGAGCCAAGGTATTGATTTACGGAAATATTTATAATTTTGTGAGGTGGGAAGAGTGGGAATCTCAGTGGTTTTGAGACGAAGTAATAACAATAAAAATATGACACAAGAGGAACTATTCAAAAAGTTGATTTCGCATTGTAAGGAGTATGGTTTTATCTTTCCGAGCAGTGAAATTTACGATGGTCTGGCGGCTGTCTATGACTACGGGCAGTTGGGGGTAGAGCTTAAAAACAATATCAAAAGGTATTGGTGGGACGCAATGACCAAGCTCAATGACAATATTGTGGGCATTGATGCGGCGATATTTATGCACCCGCGTACGTGGGAGGCATCGGGGCACGTGGGAGCGTTCAACGACCCTCTTATCGACAATCGCGATAGCAAGAAACGCTATCGTGCAGATGTGCTCATCGAAGAGTGGATTGCAAAGCAGGAGGAGAAAATCGTAAAAGAGGTTGAAAAAGCGGCAAAACGTTTCGGCGAATCTTTCAGCGAGGAGCAGTTTAGAGCGACAAACGGACGTGTTTTGGAGCTACAACAAAGGATTGACGAAACGACAGAAAGAATGGCTAAATCCCTTACAGATAATGACTTGGATGGGGTTAAGCAGATAATTGTCGATTTGGAAATTGTATGCCCAATCTCGGGCACGCGCAATTGGACAGATGTTCGTCAGTTCAATCTGATGTTCGAGACTAAGATGGGGGCTTCGGCTGAGGCGGCTTCGACAATCTACCTCCGTCCCGAGACGGCACAGGGCATTTTTGTGAACTTTCTGAATGTGCAAAAGAGCGGGCGTATGAAAATTCCATTCGGTATCGCGCAGATTGGCAAGGCATTCCGCAATGAAATTGTGGCGCGACAGTTCATTTTCCGTATGAAGGAGTTCGAACAGATGGAGATGCAGTTTTTCATTGCGCCCGGAACGGAGTTGGAGTGGTATGAGCATTGGAAACAGTTCCGTATGCGTTGGCATCAGGCGTTGGGCTTTGGTGAACAGCACTATAAGTTCCACAATCATGCGAAATTAGCACACTATGCAAATGCGGCGTGCGATATTGAATATGAGTTTCCGTTCGGCTTCAAAGAGGTGGAGGGTATACACTCACGCACAGACTTCGACTTGGGTAACCACCAAAAATTCTCCGGCAAAAAGATTCAATATTTCGATACTGAGAAGGGTGAAAGCTATGTGCCATTTGTGGTTGAGACCTCAATCGGCGTGGATCGTATGTTTTTGCAAGTAATGTCTGCTTCGTTGAAAGAAGAAAAACTCGAAAATGGCGAGGAGCGGACTGTTTTGGCTATTCCCGCGCCGATTGCGCCGGTTAAAGTGGCTGTACTTCCGTTAGTTAAGAAAGATGGGCTGCCTGAAATGGCGCGTGCGATTATCAATGACTTGAAGTTTGAACACAACTGTCAGTACGATGAAAAGGACTCAATCGGTAAACGCTATCGCCGCCAGGATGCTATTGGCACGCCTTTCTGCATTACAATAGACCACCAATCTCTTGAAGACAAAACCGTTACAATTCGCCACCGCGACTCAATGACACAGGAGCGCGTTTCGATAGATGCTGTTGCGGGAATAATTGGAGAGGCGGTAAATATGAAGTCGCTTTTGCAATCGATTATTAAATAGACTTGTTTGAACTGCTAAAAATCAATAAATCACCATCTTGGACTATTCAGAGGAATCTGTTAGCGCATTGTTTATAAAGGCAATAATTAAAATATCAACACCAAGGTGTGCATACAAAAAAGAAAAAAACGAAGAAGAAATTCGCATTATCTGTGTTGCTTGCTCCAGACCGAAGAAACTATTGTGGTTGGCTGTTCCTTCTGACGACATTGATTGTTGGAAGCAAAAACTTGGCTTGGAATAATTTCAATCCATAACATCTCTTATATAATGATAAGGGTTCTACAGGATTTCGTGTGAGAATAGTTATCTTTGCCGAATGACAGCAACCGAAGTATTGAGTAAATTATTATTGCCTAGGAGTAGTGATTGGTCGATAGGCAGTGTAGACATCGACGAGCAAAACGAGGAAGTTCGTATTGAGCTTGTCTATAACAATGAAATGGTAAATACGGAATTGTAAATGCGATACTAACCAGCTCAAGTAATGCAAGGGCAGAGAGGTTAAACAGCTCTATCGAAGAGATAAAAAGAATAGGCAGAGGATACCATAAATTTGAGAACTTCAGAACCGCAATATTATTCTTCAATGCAAACCTCAAACTTCGCCCACACGAAAACCAGTAGAACCATGATAAGAGATGTTATGGATATGTATTACAACTTAAAACCCCTTAGCCGTTGGTTTTGGCTCTTCGGGAGGTTTTATCGTTACGATGTGGATGTTGTTTGGGAGCGATGGTCGTCTGTCGTCCATTGAGGGCTGTGCGGAGTGTGGGGCGCTCTGCCCGATGCTTGATGACTAAGGGAGTGTAATATAAACTCTGTCCGGTAATATTTAATACCTTTGATACCCTTGCATAGTTGGTCTGAAAGAAAACCATTTCCAACTTGACTGACTGTAAGTCTTTGGGGTTTTGTCGCCCCTTGATGTTAATAGTAAACATGTTAGTTGAATTTAGAAGTCCATATTAGTTGGTATTAAGTGGTCTGAATTAGACTTCATAATCCCCTACATAAGTTTAGGGTGCTTCAACTAAAAATGCTGTAAATCATACTTCTAAATTCAACTAACACGTTACTAATCAAAATTGTAACAAATATCTCATTATATACGTCCTAAAAAGGGTATCCCTTTGGGGGAGGGTTTTGTTTTGGAGCTATAGGCGCAGAATGCCATATACTGTTTTGAGGCAGAACCTCAGGGTGGGGGTGTCCTCCATTTTTAAGGGGCTAATTTAACCATTTTCCCCAATAAATAACATCATCTTCATTTCTTTGGTAATTAGCACCAATGTCAGAGCTAACTCATTTGGTTTCCCAAAATTTAGGCACCGCATCGGACAGTGCTGCAAGGGCTTTCTCTATTTGCCACTCACAGCGTGGTGTATCCATATAGTTGCTGATCGCTCTAATCTGGGCGAATTTTATGTTGTAGCTTTGTGCCGCCTGAAAAAAAGCCGCCCCCTCCATACTCTCAATCTGAGAACCATCATTAACGATTGGTGAGCAGGCTGTTGTGACACTTCGTGCCGTAACGCTTCTGAACGGAGTGTTGTTGGTTACTTCAATTTTAGGGGTCGCAAAGGAGACGAAAACACCCTCGCTACGCCAGGCGCCCAAGTCTGCCTGATAGTCTGAAATCACAAATACAGCCTCGCCCAACGCCAAACTTTTGTCGATTGCGCCGGCAATACCGATTTGCAAAATAAAGTTAGGACTATACTTTTCAACGGCTCGGCACAGAGAAATAGCCGTATTTGAAGCACCCATACCGCTCACAACAAACTCACAATCTACCATATGGCGGCAGGTTGCAATCTCCTTTTCGGTGGCAGCAATAATTAGCATTTTCGTCAAAACTAGGGTATAGAGCTCCCCTGAACTCTTCCGTCCTCCCACACTACTTAGTAAACCGATTCATTACCTCCTCAAGCGCTCGAATGCAGACAGGGCAAAAGCCCTCCGACTTGCGCAAGTCGCGCATAATACAGTTGCGCCACGGGCGATATATGCCCTTATTCTGGTATCCGCCACCCTCGTAAACACCCAGTACCTTCTCGTTTTTATCGACATCCTCCGTTGGAATTTTCGTACCTGCGGGAAGCATCTTTTTCCAGAACTTTTTGTCGAAATCAACCAAGGTAGTGAGGTTCTCTTCCCATGGTTCGACATCGGTTTTGTAGAATCCGTCATAACCCGTAGTACCCACATACTCATCACCCAAACCAGCGAAGAGGTGCCCAAATTCGTGAACATAGACCTCTCCCGCCAGTTCAGGGTCGCCTGCGGCACTGATGCCGTAGAAGTTATAGATACCTCCGCCACCATATTTCTTCGAGTCTGATAGTATATAGACCACATCATAGGGCACATTGGCTGCCATATCACGCACTCGCTGGAAATCGTCCACAATCAAATAACGCTCCGAATCGAACGTGTAGTAGTGGGATTGGAGTGCGGTCTGCTTCCACAGGTTTTCGCCCGGCAACGAAACTCCGTGCTCACCAGTTGTGCGATATACGCCCCTGATATTAAAATCCTTGGCACGACTTTTGAATGGTTCAAAGCGAACTAACTCTTCGGCAAAACGTTTGGCATCCTCCTCAAATTTTTCCTGTGAGGTGTAACCCTCAGCCAGCAAAACAATGTCGACTTTGTGTTTGGGCGCGCCATTGTAGACCACATCGAAAGTTATATCGTTCGGCACAGATTTTCGAATCCAGTAACTCGAAGGGTTCACCTCATATTCAAACTCCTTAACAAATTCATTCTTAGCATTTCTTGCGTAAATTTCCACTCTTGCCGGATTCTTCGGGAAAGGCATAATAACTGCTTCGGGATAACATTTTTTGATTTTTTGTGCCTCGAGTGTTGTCTGCCATTCGTTGAAAATGGTGCAGTAACCCTGCGAGTATATTAGCTCTCCGCTCGCCGCATCAAAGAGTTTAACCATCTGGTTACCGTGCTCTTTGGTGTCGATAAGATTCTTCTCGTTTCCAGCCCAATGCGGCTCTTCTATTAGCTCTTTGAAAAAGTACTCCTGCTCGGTTGCCGTACCGCAGTGGTAGAAATCCAAACGGAGAGTTTTTTGAAAGAAAAATTTGTCGAACTGAGCGTAGAGATTGCCGCAGAGCAGCAAAAGTGTCAATGTTAAGATGATTCGTTTCATCGTTCAGCAGCGTTATTTCGTTGATAGTATTATATTTGATTCTATTTTTCCGTACTTCCAGCCACCCCGCAAACGAGTTCGCGGGGTCAGTTGGGGTGCCAGACCCGACAAAGATAATAATTAATATGAAATTGTCATAATCTAATTTCGAGCATACCAACAGCGATGAGTATACGCCCATTGTGCGCCCACAGACCGTGGGCGGCGGCAGGATGCCCGATTTTAAGAACGAAAATCGGCACAGTAACAAAATATAAATAACTAATAATTAGCTGTTTATAAGAATACACGCGGTGAAATCAGCAATTAGAAAATTTAAACAGTTCCTTGTAAGTTCACTTAATTTTTGAAAAAAAAGTTGCCTGTAAAGTTAGACTTACAGGCAACCGATGATTAGATGAGTAGTCCTCAATTTATCCTAATAACGCCCGTAACTGCATCTGTAAAGCCGCAATTTTGGCTTCAGCATCTGCACGCTTTGCATACTCTGTTTCGAGCACTTTTGCCGGTGCATTTTGAACAAATCGCTCGTTTGATAACTTTTTCATTACGTTTTCCAGAAAACCTTGCGCATAGTTCAAATCCTTGGTAAGACGTTCTATCTCGGCTTCTTTATCAATCATACCCTCCAAGGGAACAAAATATTCGGTAGCTTTGACAATGAATGAAGCTGCATTAACAGGTTTCTCGACAGTTTGTTCTATTGCTGAAATATTTGCCAACTTTTTGATAACGCACTCGAAATCAACTTCACCTATCGCTAAAAGTTTCAATGACTCTTTTTGAGCAATATTTTTCTGCGCCCGCACGTTACGCACGTTTGTGACAACCTGCATTGCAATCTCGCATTTTTCCACAATCTTGAGCCGGGAATCGGGAATCGGGAATCGGGGTGCGGAAATGGTTGTTACCATAATGCTCTCACCCAACTTGCGCGGAGCGATGAGCTGCCAAATCTCTTCCGTAATAAACGGCATATAGGGGTGCAGTTGCTGCAAAAGTTGCTCGTAGTAACCCAGAGTAGCTGACAGGGTGACAGTGTCAATTGGGCAGCCATAAATAGGTTTTATAATCTCAAGGTAGTTTGCCGAAAAATCGTCCCAGAAGAGTTTGTATAGTTTCATCAACGCATCCGAAATACGGTACTGCTCGAAATCCTCCTCAATCTCTGCTAGTGTCTTAGTAAGCAGAACATCAAACCATTCCACAGCCAAACGTGAACTTTCGGGTTGCTCAATATCCGCAACATCCCACATTTTCAGGAGTCGGAACGTGTTCCAAATCTTGTTGCCAAAATTGCGCCCCTGCTCAACAAGACTGTCGTCAAAGAGAATATCATTGCCTGCCGAGGAGCAAAGCAGCATCGCAACGCGCATAGAATCAGCACCATACTGCGCAATCAAATCCAGCGGGTCGGGAGAGTTGCCCAGCGACTTACTCATCTTGCGACGCAGTTTATCGCGAACGATACCTGTCAGATAGACATTCTTGAACGGCATTTCACCGCGATATTCATAGCCGGCAATAATCATACGCGCCACCCAGAAAAAAAGAATATCCGGTCCAGTAACAAGGTCATTAGTAGGGTAATAGTATTGAATGTCGCGATTTTCCGGATTATTTATTCCGTCAAAAACCGAAATAGGCCAAAGCCACGATGAGAACCAAGTGTCCAGCACATCGGGGTCTTGACGCAAGTCACTCATAGTGAGCGAAGCATCCTTCTCTTGTGCGAGCTTCAATGCCTCCTCTGCCGTCGTGGCAACCACATATCCACCCTGCGGCAGGTAATAAGCGGGAATCTGCTGCCCCCACCACAACTGACGAGAGATGCACCAATCTTTGATGTTCTCCATCCAGTGACGATAAGTATTCTTAAACTTTGATGGATAAAGCTTTATAGCATCATCCATAACTGCACGTAAGGCAGGTTCGGACAACTCCTCCATACTCAGAAACCACTGCATCGAAAGTTTAGGCTCGATAACTGCGCCGCTCCTCTCGGAAGTTCCCACCTTATTTACATAATCCTCAACCTTTTCGATAAGCCCAGCCGCCGCCAAATCCTCCACAATCCGCCTGCGCACCTCGAACCTATCCATACCCGCATAGCGTCCGCCGTGGTCGTTGAGCGTACCGTTATCATTGAAAATATCAATAGACTCCAAGCCATATTTTTCGCCCAACATATAGTCGTTCACGTCGTGCGCCGGAGTAACCTTCAAACAACCTGTACCAAACTCAATATCAACATATTCGTCCTCAATCACAGGCACAGACCTGCCAACGCCGGGGACAATCACACGTTTGCCGCGCAGATGTTCATTTTTGGGGTCTGCCGAGTTGATGCACATTGCAGTATCGCCCATAATGGTCTCGGGACGAGTAGTCGCCACTACGGCGTAACCTTCCTCTCCATCAATCATATAGCGAAGATAGTAGAGCTTTCCTTGCTGCTCTTGGTAGATAACCTCTTCGTCCGAGAGTGCCGTGAGAGCAGCCGGGTCCCAATTCACCATCCGCACCCCGCGATATATTTTGCCTTTATTGTATAGGTCTACGAAAACCTTGATAACAGAGTCGGAAAGCTCCCTATCCATAGTGAATTTTGTCCGCTCCCAGTCGCACGAAGCACCAAGTTTTTTTAGTTGCTCCAGTATAATGCCCCCGTGCTTCTCCTTCCACTCCCAGGCGTGTTCGAGGAATCGCTCTCGTGTGAGTTCGCTCTTTGAAATTCCTTCAGCAGCAAGTTTTTGCACCACTTTTGCTTCAGTGGCAATCGAGGCGTGGTCTGTTCCCGGCACCCAGCAAGCGTTGAAGCCCCGCATCCGCGCGCGACGCACCAGAACATCCTGAATTGTATTGTTGAGCATATGTCCCATATGGAGTACACCCGTAACATTAGGCGGCGGGATAACTATGGTATAGGGCGTTCTCTGGTCAGGCTCGCTATGGAAAAAGTTGTTGTCGAGCCAATATTTGTACCACTTCTGCTCGCACGAGGCGGGGTCATACTTTGCTGCTATTTCTGTCATTTTGTCAGTGTTGAAATAATTTGCACGATTTTTGCGTTAGTAATCGACAAAAGTAGCAAATTTTTCTTAAAAAATAACTACTTTTGTTGTTTGATTCACTATTCAATATAAGATATGACCTTTTTTGAAACATTAGAAAACATTTCGGACACTATCGACGGAAGACACCAGATTATACCAATCCTTTCGGCAGACGACGACGATACACAGTCAATAAGCACCACCCCCGAGGTGTTGCCAATACTGACTTTGCGTAGCTCGGTACTTTTCCCCGGTTCGATTACTCCAATCACCGTAGGTCGCGATAAATCAATGCGTTTGGTTCGTGAAATTGATGCTGGCGGCGGACTGCTCGGGGCGGTTCTGCAACGGGAGCAGTCGGTGGAAAATCCCGGTCCGGAGGATTTATATAAGGTTGGAACTGCTGCGCGCATACTTAAAGTTTTGGAGATGCCCAACGGCAATCTGACGGTTATCCTCAATGGTCTGGAAAAATTTGAAATAAAGGAGTTTATCTCCTCAGATCCATACTACAAGGCTGCAATAACCATACTCAAGGACACGATGCCCAAGCGTGGCAGCGTTGAGTTGGATGCGCTTTTGGACTCGGTTAAGGATGTGGCTCTCAAAATTATAGAGATTTCAGGCACTATTCCGCAAGAGGCGACTTTTGCAATCAAAAATATAGACAGCCGTCGCGGACTTATCAACTTCATAAGTTCCAATATTGATTTGCCCGATGCTGACCGTCAGGCACTTCTGGAGGCTCCCGGTTTGGTGGCACGTGCACGTAAGTTGTTGGAGATATTAATTCAGCATCAGCAACTTATCGAACTTAAAAACGAGATCCAGAGCAAAGTCAAGGAGGATATAGACCAACAGCAGCGCGAGTATTACCTCCATCAGCAGATGCGCACGATTCAGGAAGAGCTGGGCGAACGCTCCACAGGGGGCGACCTTGCACAGATGCGCGAAAAGGCAAAGGAGAAGAAATGGAGCACAAGCGTGGGTGAACTCTTTGAAAAAGAGATTAACAAGTTGGACCGTATGCACCCATCTATGTCTGATTATTCGGTGCAACTCAATTATTTGCAGTTGATGTTGGAGCTTCCTTGGGGCGAGACAACAAAGGATAATCTCGATTTGATTCGTGCCAAAAAACAGTTGGACAAAGACCACTTCGGACTCGATGATGTGAAGGAACGGATTTTGGAACACCTGGCGGTTTTGAAGCTAAAAGGTGATTTGAAATCCCCCATCATCTGTCTATATGGAGCACCGGGGGTGGGCAAAACTTCATTAGGAAAATCTGTGGCTGAGTCACTTGGCAGAAAATTCGGGCGCATTTCGCTGGGCGGTATGCACGACGAGGCAGAGATTCGCGGACACCGTAAAACCTATGTGGGGGCTATGCCCGGGCGCATTATCCAGACAATTCGTCGTGCGGCATCATCAAACCCGGTAATTATACTGGACGAAATTGATAAAGTGAACTCCAGCAACCACGGAGACCCCTCCTCGGCACTTTTAGAGGTGCTCGACCCCGAACAAAACAGCACCTTCCACGACAACTATTTGGATGTCGATTACGACCTTTCACAAGTGCTCTTCATCGCCACGGCTAACAATATTAGTACCATTTCCACGGCTCTTAAAGACCGTATGGAGATGATAAACGTGAGTGGCTACCTATTGGAAGAGAAGGTCGAGATTGCCACTCACCACTTGATACCAAAGCAATTAGAGGCACACGGTGTTAAGAAATCGCAGCTCAAAATCAGCAAAAAGGCACTTGAAAAGATTATTGGAGAGTATACTCGCGAATCGGGTGTACGGGCTTTGGATAAGTTGATTGCAAAAATCACGCGCTACCGTGCCAAGCAGATTGGAATGGAGGAGACGTACAAGGCTGATATTAAGATTGATGAGCTTGAAAAAATCCTTGGTGTACCGCGCTATCGCAAAGATATGCAGGAGGATAAGGCTGTAGTAGGTGTGGTTACGGGCTTGGCTTGGACGGAAGTTGGAGGCGAGATACTCTATGTGGAATCGAGTTTGAACAAGGGTAAAGGTAACGTGATAATCACGGGTAATCTTGGCGAGGTGATGAAAGAGTCTGCCTCTATCGCCTTGGGTTGGGTGAGGGCAAATGCCGACAAACTGGGCATTGACAGTGAGATGTTTGAAAAGAACGATATTCACATTCACGTGCCCGAAGGGGCGATTCCAAAGGATGGTCCTTCGGCGGGTATAACGATGGTAACTGCAATAGCCTCTGTCTTTACCGGTCGCAAAGTACGCAGCAAAATCGCGATGACCGGTGAAACAACTCTGCGTGGCAAGGTATTGCCTGTGGGCGGTGTAAAAGAAAAGATTTTGGCAGCCAAGCGCGCCGGAGTAACTGATATATTGCTATCTAAGGAGAACCTCAAAGATATTAAGGATATTAAGGAGGAATACGTGACGGGACTTAACTTTCACTATGTTGCCAACTTGGATGATGTTCTTAATTTGGCGCTGGTATAGAAAAAGAGGAGCGGCTTTCACCGCTCCTCTTTTTTGTTTTCTTAAGTAGGACTTTTTAAGATTAGTCGTTGATTATTTTGGAATTTTCAAAGCCCTCCCCCTAACCTTTCAGTCGTTCAGCCATCGCTAATGCTATGGCATCGCAAGCCTCCAATTTTTCCGGCGTTGGCGTGCCGAAAATGTCAGCCGCCGGTGCCACCTGCTCCCAACCGATAGCCTCGGCAAAAGCAGTGAGGTTGCGCACACCACCACCGTTCCAACTATACGAACCAAATAAGCCCAAATATTTGTTTTTCACCCCGATATGTTCCAACTCACGCGTAAGACTCTCTATCAGCGGGAACATATTGGTGTTGTAGGCACACGAGCCCAGAATTACGCCCCTGTACTTCCATATATCTGAAATCAAATATGATATATGAGTCTTGCTCACATCGTGGATCTTAATCTGTTTGATGCCGTGTTGTGCCAATTTGCGAGCTATATAGTCTGCCGTGCGGGCATTGTTGCCATACATAGAGGCGTAGATAATAACCACACCATCGCGAGCTTGATAGCGTGACCAGCGGTCATAGAGCTCAATAACTCGAGAGGGGTTATTTCTCCAAATTGGACCGTGCAGCGGGCATAAATATTTGACCTCCAGCTCGCAAAGCTTCGCCAAAGCCTTCTGTACCATATTACTGAACTTACCCACGATGTTGGAATAGTAACGACGCATCTCTTCACGATATACCTCAAAATCAATCTCATCATCGAAAATTGCCCCATCCAACGTACCAAATGTACCAAAAGCATCGGCAGAGAAGAGCACCTTTTCTGTAAGGTCGTAAGTCATCATAGTTTCAGGCCAATGTACCCACGGCGTAAAGACGAATTTGAGTTTATGGTGTCCCAACTCGAGTTCGGCGCCGTCACACACCTCTAGGAGGTTATCAGTAATGCCGTAGTACCCTTCTAATATCTTGAATGTCTTGCTATTACCTATGATTTGCACATTCGGATAGCGACGCACTATTGCCCCAATTTCGCCGGCGTGATCAAGCTCCATATGGTTCACTATCAGATAGTCCAACTCCCGACCTTCGAGCAACATCTCAATCCAACCGATGTACCCTGAATCCGCCCCCATCTCCACCGTATCCACCAGTGCCGTCTTCTCGTCCTTTATAAGGTAAGAGTTGTAGGATACGCCGTTTGGCAAGGGCCAAATGTTTTCAAATAAGTGTTTCCGGCGGTCATTGACCCCCATCCAGTAAATTTTTTCTGTTACATTAATTTTCATTGTATGGATTTTCTTAGGGTGCAAAGTTAATAAAAGTGGCAGGATTAAAAAAATCTAACTCTATTTCGTGCAGAAAATTGTAAATAATATTTGTAAATCAAAGTGAAATTATTACCTTTGCACCCGCTAAAGTACAGGAATCTCTTACTAAACAAATGGCGGCAATCGCATAATTATGTGGTTATCTCCCCGCCTACCAGTTCTATGGTCGTAATATTCCGTACTACAATTTTACAATAGAGACAGATATGAACAATCTGATTAAAATTGCTCAGCAGGCTTTTGCTGTTGAGAAGGAGATTCCCCAGTTCAAAGCAGGGGACACAATTACTGTTACCATCCGTATCCGCGAGGGCAACAAAGAGCGTATGCAGAACTTCCGCGGTGTGGTTATCCAGCGTCGCGGTAGCGGTGCAACCGAAACTTTCACTATCCGCAAAATGTCTGACAACGTAGGTGTTGAACGTATTTTTCCGGTTCTTTCTCCGACGATTCAAAAAATCGAAGTGAACAAACGCGGTGTAGTTCGTCGTGCACGTATCTTCTACTTGCGTGATTTGACAGGTAAGAAAGCTCGTATCAAGGAGCGTAAGTACTCAGCAAAATAGTGTTGAGTGTTATTCAAAAAAAGGAAAGGTGGCTCGCAACACGCGGGACACCTTTTTTTAGCGTTCGCAGACAATATAGGGTTAAGCTGAAATTCTTGTTGTTGAAAAAAGATTTATACTTGACCCACACTCTTAGGGTTCACCTTGCAAACGTGTGTGAAAAAACATACCACTCCCCTTGTTATAACCCTCGGTGTCGCTAGTGACTCTGTCTACAATCGCCTGAAAATATTCTCTTTTATACATTACTCATTGATTAATGTTGTTTTAATCAATGCTTTGAGTAAAATTACTCAATGAATTTGAGATTGCAAAATATTTACTGAAATTAAGCAAAAGGATTGTATAAAATCCTTATTGTTCGAAACCGAATTAATGCCTACCAGATGCTACTATGGTCGAAGAAACTCGTCTTGCCGAAGTCACATCTCGCACAAACTCGTCCACAACCACCGCCCCACCCATCGAAACGCGTTCATTACGATAGATCATCCCACCCGCAAGAGGCTCACGTGCCGAAAAATGAAATTCCCGCGCACCTGTAATTAACTTAATTTCAGCAATATTACCCTCATTTATTCCGCAACCGGGCATAATAATTATCCTATCACCCGCTTGCTCAACCAAACGAGCAATTAGCCCGGCACCTTCCATAGCATTAGGCTCTTGTCCCGAGGTCAAAATCCTATCGAATCCAAGGGCGATAATCTGCTCCAAAGCAATCATAGGTTCGCGGCAAACATCAAACGCGCGGTGGAAAGTTACGGAAAGACCCTCGGCGGCTGCCATTAACTCCCTATTTCGCTCTA includes these proteins:
- a CDS encoding Peptidase M64, giving the protein MKRIILTLTLLLLCGNLYAQFDKFFFQKTLRLDFYHCGTATEQEYFFKELIEEPHWAGNEKNLIDTKEHGNQMVKLFDAASGELIYSQGYCTIFNEWQTTLEAQKIKKCYPEAVIMPFPKNPARVEIYARNAKNEFVKEFEYEVNPSSYWIRKSVPNDITFDVVYNGAPKHKVDIVLLAEGYTSQEKFEEDAKRFAEELVRFEPFKSRAKDFNIRGVYRTTGEHGVSLPGENLWKQTALQSHYYTFDSERYLIVDDFQRVRDMAANVPYDVVYILSDSKKYGGGGIYNFYGISAAGDPELAGEVYVHEFGHLFAGLGDEYVGTTGYDGFYKTDVEPWEENLTTLVDFDKKFWKKMLPAGTKIPTEDVDKNEKVLGVYEGGGYQNKGIYRPWRNCIMRDLRKSEGFCPVCIRALEEVMNRFTK
- a CDS encoding Phosphopantetheine adenylyltransferase: MKQAIFPGSFDPFTRAHEDIVRRGMAIFDKIIIAVGENIDKKSLLTTDAKVGLIEEVFANDGRIEVVRYSGLTATLCRQLSINNILRGVRGGKDFEYESNIEAINRMLNPEIETIILLTAPEFAAISSSAVREIIHHGGNCEKFMSQGIDLRKYL
- a CDS encoding Valyl-tRNA synthetase, whose translation is MTEIAAKYDPASCEQKWYKYWLDNNFFHSEPDQRTPYTIVIPPPNVTGVLHMGHMLNNTIQDVLVRRARMRGFNACWVPGTDHASIATEAKVVQKLAAEGISKSELTRERFLEHAWEWKEKHGGIILEQLKKLGASCDWERTKFTMDRELSDSVIKVFVDLYNKGKIYRGVRMVNWDPAALTALSDEEVIYQEQQGKLYYLRYMIDGEEGYAVVATTRPETIMGDTAMCINSADPKNEHLRGKRVIVPGVGRSVPVIEDEYVDIEFGTGCLKVTPAHDVNDYMLGEKYGLESIDIFNDNGTLNDHGGRYAGMDRFEVRRRIVEDLAAAGLIEKVEDYVNKVGTSERSGAVIEPKLSMQWFLSMEELSEPALRAVMDDAIKLYPSKFKNTYRHWMENIKDWCISRQLWWGQQIPAYYLPQGGYVVATTAEEALKLAQEKDASLTMSDLRQDPDVLDTWFSSWLWPISVFDGINNPENRDIQYYYPTNDLVTGPDILFFWVARMIIAGYEYRGEMPFKNVYLTGIVRDKLRRKMSKSLGNSPDPLDLIAQYGADSMRVAMLLCSSAGNDILFDDSLVEQGRNFGNKIWNTFRLLKMWDVADIEQPESSRLAVEWFDVLLTKTLAEIEEDFEQYRISDALMKLYKLFWDDFSANYLEIIKPIYGCPIDTVTLSATLGYYEQLLQQLHPYMPFITEEIWQLIAPRKLGESIMVTTISAPRFPIPDSRLKIVEKCEIAMQVVTNVRNVRAQKNIAQKESLKLLAIGEVDFECVIKKLANISAIEQTVEKPVNAASFIVKATEYFVPLEGMIDKEAEIERLTKDLNYAQGFLENVMKKLSNERFVQNAPAKVLETEYAKRADAEAKIAALQMQLRALLG
- a CDS encoding Glycyl-tRNA synthetase, which produces MGRVGISVVLRRSNNNKNMTQEELFKKLISHCKEYGFIFPSSEIYDGLAAVYDYGQLGVELKNNIKRYWWDAMTKLNDNIVGIDAAIFMHPRTWEASGHVGAFNDPLIDNRDSKKRYRADVLIEEWIAKQEEKIVKEVEKAAKRFGESFSEEQFRATNGRVLELQQRIDETTERMAKSLTDNDLDGVKQIIVDLEIVCPISGTRNWTDVRQFNLMFETKMGASAEAASTIYLRPETAQGIFVNFLNVQKSGRMKIPFGIAQIGKAFRNEIVARQFIFRMKEFEQMEMQFFIAPGTELEWYEHWKQFRMRWHQALGFGEQHYKFHNHAKLAHYANAACDIEYEFPFGFKEVEGIHSRTDFDLGNHQKFSGKKIQYFDTEKGESYVPFVVETSIGVDRMFLQVMSASLKEEKLENGEERTVLAIPAPIAPVKVAVLPLVKKDGLPEMARAIINDLKFEHNCQYDEKDSIGKRYRRQDAIGTPFCITIDHQSLEDKTVTIRHRDSMTQERVSIDAVAGIIGEAVNMKSLLQSIIK